Genomic DNA from Oreochromis aureus strain Israel breed Guangdong linkage group 2, ZZ_aureus, whole genome shotgun sequence:
ccgaaagacaaaactccaaaacacagacttaacaacgtggtgtatgctgtacagtgcagcgaggaatgcccagacctctacattggagagaccaaacagccacttcacaagcgcatggcacaacatagaagagccacctccacaggacaagactcagcagtccacctgcatctaaaggataaaggtcactcttttgaggatgccaatgttcacatattggacagagaggacagatggtttgaaagaggagtgaaagaggccatctatgtccactgtgagcgaccgtctttgaacagaggcggtggtttacgacaccaactgtctgccatctataatccagttttgagttccctcccagacgcctataacgcccactcacatcctgggccatctgacctcaggaattcacatgacaaggtggggccaggtttcacaatgggctcacccgaaaccctggctgattagggtcccacacccgctttcacaccttggcgcatgtgattagaggatcaccaggggtcctttgtccctcattgggggatactcccactgggtttaaatctgggactctcggccatttgaccttagaactgaagaagcttctcggatgagaggtgaaacgtcttcaagcaacttaaagaagtccagacgcttttctttgcaaactccgtTGACCACTGTTGATAATAGCTTATTTTGATGTTGTCATGTTGTCAAATTGTGCCCTATAtgcattttattgattttcGTTTTTTGCTACAGTTTATAAAAATGATTGTATCTGAAAACTGATTCTTTGTAAACACGCAAAATAAATTTTATGTGGTTTGAAAGGACTTTGTGcagcttttttcatttaaaattttgagcTATGtcactttgatgtttttgtatCAAGATGCATGGCAATGACCATGTgacaaaagagggttttccagggtagttttcatttttaaattgcaggTACTGGGACGTCAGTGGTATGGAAGGAGAGACTGAGGTGCAGGTGCAGATTGAGACCAGGAGAGAAGGCTTCAAATGGACCAGAGAGAAGCAGTGACCATTTCCAGCACAGCTGACAACCCAGAGAGGACTTAAGGCAGAGGGCTGTACCACTTCGCTTCCGAGAGATCATCATGAGGAGATTTTGAACAACAGTGAAATCCAAAGGTGGAAAGTGATCCTACGGTGATGTTGAGGAAGATTACAggggtgtacgacgtgctctgccctTTCAAACTACAGCTGTGTTGGAACAAAAACAGGGATGAagagagcgtgccaagctccaagagtgacagcgcagagggaGATCAGCGATGGAATTGTGATTCTGTAAACAGCACAGACACAAGGAGCCATGACCGTAACCGGAAATGACTGACAACAATTACACTGTTTGTCTCCAGGCTTTATTAAATGGAAACTTCCacgacaaaaacaaaaaacgttgttcaatttttttattgtatattgcactttttttttttttttttagcaatttcTATAGTTACTATGGATTTGTTACACACatgttattaaaatttgggacataagggttgtattgatgtatagtaAGTTGAAATACTCCAAAAGACATGGCACTACagtatgtaaaaatgtaaagataaagTCTGGACTTAAAGGGTTTTAAGGATATCAGACACTGGTCATGTAACTTGGACTTCAACACTGAATATGATCAAAATGAATGTGATACCAACATACTctgttcatttttctgttcaCTTCTATTCCCCTTATGATCCCAGACATATATTTTAGGTCCTGGAATAAGACTTACATGGGCTGGCAAAAGCCTGAAGGTCCAGTATGAAACCCTTCCGTTAAATAAGGAATAGAGAGAATTGGGCTTTCCAGAACTGAGGCATTATTTCCATGTTGCACAAGTCAAGTTTTTAGCATGTGTTTGCTGTCCTCACTACCAAGCAAGATGCAAAGACAGAGAAGCCTATATTAAAACTACCACAGTTCAAACATCATTAGGAGATGGTGGCTCATTTTCATCATATAAAACAGCTAGTTGAGGTGGTTTGAGCATCTGGTTAGGATGCACTTTTCCTTTTGGGAGGTGTTGCAGGCATGCTCAACTGGAAAGAGAACCCAGAGTATACATCGAACCAGTGGGTTCTGGGtatatttcttttatatttctCATTTTGCCTAGGAACACCCCAGGATCCCCTAGAAGGAACTGGAATTTATGGCTGGGGAGAATGTCTGAGGTACTCTGCTTAGATTATAACCCAGTGACCCAACTTTGGATAAGCAAAAGATAATTGATTATTTCGCTGTCATTTTCCTCAATCCAACATTTACTGTACATATGGAGCAAGATTACAAGAAAGCATAATTCAAAGAGAGATATTGAAATACAGGTCTGGAAAACTCTCATTGGAAAACTGCTACTAACTATTAACCGCTAGTATCTTGATATAGTAATACACCTCACTCTCACTGAGGACTACAAATAAATAATCTCTAAAATATTCAAGAGTCTGAGGGatagaaatgaaatgaatagaGGATACATTAAGGATAAATAGGAAAAAGAATCAGTGAAAAGTGCACAACACTTATCCACAAGCTCAATGAAGTGGAGAGTATTTGGTTGGAAAAActtgatacattttttttcaccctccaTAGGAGAAGAACATTTTCAGAGTCATCGGAGCCATGTTGGAGGCAGTAAGGAACTTGGACACCAATCACATTCCCCGCCTCTCACCCCCAAATGGTTTAAATCAATTCACTTCACTTTCACTATACTCAATATTCTCTCTCAATATTATACTCAATGACAGGGTAAATGTGCAGATGTTTGGCGCTCAGCATACAGAAAAGACAGGTCAGCATACTATCCAGCTCACTGATGTTATTCACTGTCACTGCCATCACTGGATTTGCAGTGCCTGTAACTTCCATTCCTGCTTTGAGCACGAATCTCTGAatctctgctgctgtgctggGGAGACCCTGCGAATCCAGCTGTCTTTTCTGTTCCCTCCTTCAAACCTCACTGTCACTGCCCTCTTCCTGCTGCTCCTGGCAAAATTCATGGACTCATTGTTGTTACTGCCATCATCACTACCAAAGATCTCACATTTCTCTGGTCCTCCCCTCACTGCTCTTGCTACTTTGGCTACTTGCcttactcctcctcctcccccgtCTGCTGCAGGGGGGTGTATTGAACAGATGACAGCCCCTTGCTGTGCCTGGTCCATCTGGgggtttcttcctcttaaaaagtttttcttttctactgTTACCAAGTGCCTGCTTATAgggggttgtttgattgttgatttttttctttactattGTAGGATTTTTCAttataatataaaacacctAAAAATGGCTGTCTTGTGTGGCACTAtataaagaaaactgaatttaactgaaaattaaatgtatttttgttacttattgttattattagtaacctgctaaataaataaatgattttaaaaaatgtattgctttcactttcactctcCCAGTGAGTGGTTCCTCATTGTTTGGCTAGGTGCACTGAAATGGGGAAAATCTGACTGGTAACTGAAATGTTTgggtttgtaaagcacttttaaaGCACAATTCTAATTGATTCTGGCAAAATGATCTTTTTTAACTTGGGGCAGCTTTCAACATACTGGATGACAAGCACTTCTGTCATTTCCAGACAGTTCAGCTAAAATTATCTGTTACGGGAGCCTTTGGTTGATGTTGTAGTTTCTCACCATGCATCTGACAGACACTTGAGGATAGCAGCTTTCAAAGCGAGTAGCTTTGAAAGTAAGGCTCCCCAGTAAATGTAATATGTTATTTTTACAGTGAGCTAACAAGCTACAGATACTCaacaataatgaaaaatattatttattttatttgaatacaATAAATCAGAAAATTAAACATTTGTAACTTAAGTTGACTGCTTCCAGcatattgtattttttaaaaacccatcaCCAATTTTTCACACAAACCTTTGCATGTTAACATAGCCAACAGTCACAAAAACCTTTATGTGGCAGAGAGCTGTTTCAAACACTGAGACCTGGCcattatgttttttattatattgtGAATGCTTTGCCATGGGTAACACTTCCACTAAGATACCTCTGACAAGGGGCATAATTATCTTTTCACACTGCTCCTATGGTGTTAAAAATCATATGAGTTCCTGTTCTGTCAGTATACCAGCTGAATTCCAGATAATACAGAACAGAGTGGTAATCGATAGTAGGGGAACCAGGGCTCTGGGCAAAATACGATGAAGCTGCCCTGGTTTTTCTGCCTGTACTTGCAACAGCCTACATATGCAATGTAGCTAAGTGGGAGATCCTATGTCAAAGATTTGCATAAGATCTGAAAGCAAACACTTGCAAGTTGTCAAGAGTTTTGACTGACAACAGAAtgcacagcaaacacacaaacatggttAAACCCGAGACTGCACGGGCCTCTTGTGGTTCTTACACTTCTTACCTTAAATCCTAATAACATCTTGTTGTTGATGGTTAGTCACAGTGAAGCTGCTGCATGTGGTTTTGCCAATTGTCACACAAACTATTCAATATTGCCAAGATTATAAAGAACTTTGTTATCAGttttaaaatgtactttttacatttaaaaacaactatTACAATGAAGCAAAAATGATTCTACAACTGATTAATgtacacatttttcatttaaacataGATATGGAAATCGCAGTTGAGGATCATCAGGCACTTGACACACTGATCCTACAGACAAAAATTTCTAAAATTCATCCAAATCCACCATAGGGTCGGGGCAACATACAGGTTTAGTCATTAGGCTGTACTTGTATATCTCTTTCCATCATCATGGCTGTCTTAGTCAACCTGAACACAACCACAGTATGAAGCCCTGTATCCTGTGAGatctgaaaaaatatatatatatttcacaaAACTGTGAGatgacaaatatttttttttctgctgaaatATATGTGACAGTGTTATTAGATGAAAGTAATAACAATAGTgttaaaatgtatgtatgtatatttaaaataacttaCCTTCTGATTTAGTTGATTACTAGTGTTCATGGTATAATTCAGTTGCACTGCTACAGCACCTGAATTAAAGGAAccgaaaataaaaataagatttaCTGAAATTCAGAATATACTGCAAATTAAGTATAGATAAGTATAAAGGAAATCTGATTACCATTTGAGACATTGTATGCCTTTTTGTTGATCATATAGCTCAGTAAGGCTATAACCATCAAACTTATTGccaaaacaacacacaaaagaaacacaacTGTGTTGACCACCTGAGAATCACCAAATGAAAAAATGgtgtctgaaaaacaaaaggatcAAGCACGAAAGGTTAATCGCTATGAAGTGTGCCACCTGAAAACTAGAAATACTCTGAAGATCTGAAGATGTATATATTGCAAAAAAGCCATTACTTTCAATATTCAATTTTGCTCCATTCCCAAAAATGATATGTCCACATGTTGCCACAGCACAATAGTAGTTTCCAGAATCAGAAGAGCTGATCTTGTTCTTTGAGAAGTTGTAGACACATTTTCGAGGAGAATAAACATCAGACTGCCTCTCACATTCATCACCACTGCTTCTATGAACGTAAATCACACTGGGATATGTTTCATTCATTCCTGCTCTGAACCAGTACACATCCTCTGGACATGTATTCTTCTGCAGGTCAGAGAGGACTGAACACTGTAGAGTTACTGAGTCTCCTGGATATATCGGAGCTGATGGCAACTCTTGAATGACAACGGGGATGTCAGGTTCTGGTCCtggaaaatttttaaaaaagtatgtACAGTTAATTTAAAACCACTGTAAGAACTGTTATTTTTCACAGTCATGAATTAAGCTAAacttatgacaccaactgtccCTCAAACTTATGGATGATTCTTAACAAATGTATTATTCCACCCATCATGAAAACAATTAACAGAAATATTTTAGCAATCTGCcacaaatttgtttaaaaacaaaagttataTTGTTATTTCAGCAAACTGAATTCATGTTGTTATACACTCATTTAAGCTGACTTCTGTTcaggaatgcaagtaaataaGATTGGATATCTTAATCAAAATATAGTAAAGTACTTTACtatattttcagctttttaaaaacagtacatttaaaatgcatgtataatattgatattttattaTAAACATATGTTTGTGCATACTGGTGCATTATCCAacagagaaacatgaaaaatcATTTTGGTAATAACTAGTAATAATTAGTAAGTACTGTTAATTAagggcagctgtggcataaaccttACAATGAGTGGTagtttaataaatgtgttaatcaaaataaattaaaagttgAGCATCAATAAGAAGAATATTGTGTCATTTACCTTTGACTCTTAGGAAAGTAATATTCCACTGTGTTGTTTTGAGTTCAATCACTTCTTTACAGTAATAGAAGGCAGTGTCATTGAGCTGTGTTTGAATTATATGGAGAACAAATGTTCCTGTTCCCTGCTTTGTTGTAATACGAGGAGTTTTGTTAACAGTGGCATGATCAAAAGTGTAGGTCGCCCCTAAGACTTCAGGCAGATTTCCAGCAACAACTCGgatccaaaaaagtaatcctgaCAAGTTAGACCGGCGACTACACGTCAGAGTCACATCTTCTCCAGGATGAACATTTTTTGTTACAAAGCTTTGGTCATCCATGCATtctgaaaaataaagtcaaTCCTTTACATTTATCCAAGCGTAAAAAGGTTACAATTACTGAAACACAGTGAAAACTGAACACATATGCATACTTACGCCCAGCTGTCAGTAAAAGAGCTATGCACAATATGATCAGCATTTTCTGGTTCAGACCTCAGTTAAAATTAGATTTCACTGCAAGATGATTAATCTTAATGTGGTTTTATCAAATGGGAGGGGACAGTGAGATGGGAGGTAACCATTTTAAAACAATCTGATTGGTCTGTAATAGTGTTAGCTTTTAAATGTCTTTCCAAAGTTAAAAGTATCTCATTGTCTCCAATGAACATACATGACACGAGCAGTAACAAGACTCATAAGTAACACTCTGGAATAGATTTCCTGTTCAAAATTTCCAGCCATGTTACAAAGAGAAAAGTTCCAAGACATCACTTTTTGCTTAGTTGCTCTATTGGGCCAAAAAAGTGGCTAAATATTACCAGAAAAAGGCAATAATGGAAAATTGTATCCAAGATTTTACATTATAATTCATGATATAATTTTGATTATTGATAAACACAACATCATCAATACAGGAAGACGAAAAATCTTCACCAAAACACAATACAGACAATGCAGGTTCCGTGTCAATCGTATGTCAAGAGAAAAAGTAGTATTTTGTGATTTTGCAACAATGTTAAGGTCAAAATGTCCAAACTGTAAAAAGGCtacatgaaaagaaaatattgcTTCGTTTATTTTGGGCTAAACtaaaaccatccatccatcttcatccgctttatccgaggccgggtcgcgggggcagcagcctaagcagagaagcccagacctccctctccccaaccacctcctccagcttatccggggaacaccaaatgcgttcccaggccagccgagagatataatctctccagcgtgtcctgggtctgcccggggcctcctcccggtgggacatgcccgaacacctcacccaggaggcgcccaggaggcatccttgtcagatgcccgaaccacctcaactggctcctttcgatgtagaggagcagcggctctactctgagcccctcccggatggccgaacctctcaccctgtctctaagggagaggccagccacccttcggaggaagctcatttctgccgcttgtatccgcgatctcgttcttttcggtcactacccacagctcgtggccataggtgaggtagggacgtggatcgaccggtaaattgagagcttcgcttttacactcagctccctcttcaccacgacggaccggtgcagcgtccgcatcactgcaaccgcagcaccaatccgtctgtcgatctccggctccttctcccatcactcgcgaacaagaccccaagatacttgaactcctccacttggggcaggaact
This window encodes:
- the LOC120443075 gene encoding uncharacterized protein LOC120443075, encoding MDDQSFVTKNVHPGEDVTLTCSRRSNLSGLLFWIRVVAGNLPEVLGATYTFDHATVNKTPRITTKQGTGTFVLHIIQTQLNDTAFYYCKEVIELKTTQWNITFLRVKGPEPDIPVVIQELPSAPIYPGDSVTLQCSVLSDLQKNTCPEDVYWFRAGMNETYPSVIYVHRSSGDECERQSDVYSPRKCVYNFSKNKISSSDSGNYYCAVATCGHIIFGNGAKLNIENTIFSFGDSQVVNTVVFLLCVVLAISLMVIALLSYMINKKAYNVSNGAVAVQLNYTMNTSNQLNQKISQDTGLHTVVVFRLTKTAMMMERDIQVQPND